The following proteins come from a genomic window of Sesamum indicum cultivar Zhongzhi No. 13 linkage group LG10, S_indicum_v1.0, whole genome shotgun sequence:
- the LOC105172049 gene encoding cytochrome b5, seed isoform → MGAESKVFTHSQVSAHNTSEDCWVIINAKVYNVTNYLTDHPGGDEVLLAAAGKDASEEFEDVGHGSAARLMLDEFYIGEIDPSTNLATITGDTTLGPTKDVKDKPLQSTNKLLYFVLALAIIVLGLGIHFFDVFT, encoded by the exons ATGGGAGCAGAAAGCAAAGTATTCACCCATTCTCAAGTTTCTGCTCACAACACTTCTGAAGATTGTTGGGTCATCATTAATGCTAAG GTTTACAACGTAACCAACTACTTGACTGACCATCCTGGTGGTGATGAAGTGTTGCTAGCAGCAGCAG GCAAGGATGCAAGCGAAGAATTTGAGGACGTAGGGCATGGCAGTGCGGCCAGGTTGATGTTGGATGAATTCTACATTGGGGAGATTGATCCATCCACCAATCTCGCTACCATAACTGGAGATACAACATTAGGTCCGACTAAAGATGTGAAAGACAAGCCGTTACAATCGACAAATAaacttctttattttgtactGGCCCTTGCAATCATAGTACTGGGCTTGGGGATTCACTTCTTCGACGTGTTCACCTAA